The proteins below are encoded in one region of Paenibacillus albus:
- a CDS encoding DUF5946 family protein, which produces MKQSIVKCPGCGLLLPNQYFAEPTRFHASGECNELFNQLSFYTTSHGKPEFIHQLALDCYGAQHSGGVTKSITTAFSLIGLYLVEEQGFTGKQVQQVHMALGRSQSSWPELTPPRMSAPVTVQDVLNTEAGEARDAMIRAWVSAVWATWTHAQDWVKEAAKPFIQ; this is translated from the coding sequence ATGAAACAATCGATCGTCAAATGTCCGGGGTGCGGCTTGCTGCTCCCGAACCAGTATTTTGCTGAACCGACGCGCTTCCATGCCTCGGGTGAGTGCAATGAGCTCTTCAATCAACTCTCGTTCTACACGACGTCGCACGGCAAGCCGGAGTTTATCCATCAGCTTGCGCTCGATTGCTACGGCGCACAGCATTCCGGCGGTGTGACAAAATCAATAACGACCGCATTCTCGCTCATTGGACTCTACTTGGTAGAAGAGCAAGGCTTCACCGGTAAACAGGTGCAGCAGGTACACATGGCGCTTGGCCGAAGCCAATCCTCCTGGCCGGAGCTTACTCCGCCGAGAATGAGCGCGCCTGTTACCGTACAGGATGTACTAAATACAGAAGCCGGCGAAGCGCGAGACGCTATGATCCGTGCATGGGTCAGCGCAGTATGGGCCACCTGGACGCACGCCCAAGACTGGGTCAAGGAAGCTGCGAAGCCATTCATTCAATAA
- a CDS encoding polysaccharide deacetylase family protein, whose protein sequence is MKYLVINCDDFGQSPAMNAAIMHLLEERLVSSATLMAPAPGFEEAAAWCRKRGQTNIGLHLTLTSEFDALRWKSLTGDPSLHDEQGYMYQSVLEFERGANTKAVMKELDAQYELVRGYGIKITHADNHMGSLYGIAAGRSHIPQVLMRCARWKVPFRIFRRVHAGDVLATIEGVERAASKASALAGTLGVALPDYLLSHPFEIVEGETYESFKREIIAKLYHLPEGISETYIHPGLDDPAMMAAIPHWEKRVWEYRLMLDDDMHAAMKDAGVTLVDYRYIAAHGRESRFRAVRRLAAELLRRT, encoded by the coding sequence ATGAAGTACCTTGTGATCAACTGTGATGATTTTGGCCAAAGTCCGGCAATGAACGCAGCGATTATGCATTTGCTTGAGGAACGCCTAGTATCGTCCGCTACGCTAATGGCGCCAGCTCCTGGTTTCGAAGAAGCGGCGGCATGGTGCAGGAAGCGGGGCCAGACCAATATCGGACTGCACCTCACGCTGACGAGCGAATTCGACGCGCTTCGGTGGAAGAGCTTGACGGGCGATCCATCTCTACATGATGAGCAAGGCTATATGTATCAATCGGTGCTGGAGTTCGAGCGCGGCGCGAATACGAAAGCCGTCATGAAGGAGCTTGACGCTCAGTATGAGCTAGTCCGAGGTTATGGCATTAAGATCACGCATGCCGACAACCATATGGGCAGCTTATACGGCATTGCCGCTGGGCGGAGTCATATACCGCAAGTGCTGATGAGATGCGCGAGATGGAAGGTGCCGTTCCGGATATTTCGCCGTGTACACGCGGGTGATGTGCTCGCGACAATTGAAGGCGTGGAGCGGGCCGCGAGCAAAGCGTCCGCGCTGGCGGGAACGCTCGGCGTAGCGCTGCCGGACTACTTGCTGTCTCATCCCTTCGAGATCGTGGAAGGGGAGACGTATGAGTCCTTCAAGCGGGAGATTATCGCGAAGCTCTATCATCTGCCTGAAGGAATCAGCGAGACTTACATTCATCCGGGCCTCGATGACCCGGCGATGATGGCTGCCATACCGCATTGGGAGAAGCGGGTATGGGAGTACCGGCTCATGCTTGATGACGATATGCATGCCGCGATGAAAGACGCTGGTGTGACACTTGTAGATTACCGCTATATTGCGGCGCATGGCCGAGAATCGCGCTTCCGCGCGGTGCGGCGGCTGGCAGCGGAACTGCTGCGAAGAACATGA
- a CDS encoding MFS transporter codes for MLRLVILGCIAYLVTGLGQLVIGSIMEPMVHAYGIDYSDGGQLVMHQFLGGMVGIMFAPWLIAKRGKKFVLLLSFAFIIIPEFLYATLPPWGVMLTIAPFAGIGLGMTEAVVGSLIIGYSGEKANTAMSRVETFFGVGALLIPFAGAALIQAGLWKLSFSFVGTLSVITFALWLFCWPKLLDRPAASAEIAAAASHGSQALGSGSAGSKKKSKAQMRIILASCALFFFVYVGLEMSYINYLPSLLVHTNGLPESSATLAISLFWGAMVIGRLISGQIADRIGGAMYLIVTCLVSAILFLMMTLFTGVVAAFLLAFAVGFMMSGMFAIALVFANRATPGMTERTTSLLMACGGIGGGLLPKAAGWFLDQHGPDSVRWLFAGTALLLLAVIVWTVVSARRQASTASSSHTITQSFH; via the coding sequence ATGTTACGGCTTGTCATCTTAGGCTGCATCGCCTATCTCGTTACCGGGCTCGGCCAGCTCGTTATCGGCTCGATCATGGAACCGATGGTCCACGCTTACGGTATTGACTACAGCGACGGCGGGCAGCTTGTTATGCATCAATTCCTGGGCGGCATGGTGGGCATTATGTTCGCGCCATGGCTCATTGCCAAACGCGGCAAAAAGTTTGTGCTGCTGCTTTCCTTCGCCTTCATCATCATCCCTGAATTCCTTTACGCGACGCTCCCGCCGTGGGGCGTCATGCTGACCATTGCTCCTTTTGCCGGAATAGGCCTCGGCATGACGGAAGCGGTCGTCGGCTCGCTCATCATTGGCTACTCCGGAGAGAAGGCCAACACGGCGATGAGCCGCGTCGAAACGTTCTTCGGCGTTGGCGCGCTGCTCATCCCGTTCGCTGGCGCAGCGCTGATTCAAGCTGGCCTGTGGAAGCTGTCCTTCAGCTTCGTCGGCACCCTCTCCGTTATCACGTTCGCGCTCTGGCTCTTCTGCTGGCCGAAGCTGCTCGACCGTCCAGCCGCATCAGCAGAGATAGCCGCGGCTGCGAGCCACGGCTCGCAAGCCCTCGGAAGCGGCTCCGCAGGCAGCAAGAAGAAATCGAAAGCGCAGATGCGCATCATTCTCGCCTCCTGCGCGCTGTTCTTCTTCGTCTACGTTGGACTTGAGATGAGCTATATTAACTACTTGCCTTCGCTGCTCGTCCACACGAATGGCTTGCCCGAATCGTCCGCGACACTCGCAATCAGCTTATTCTGGGGCGCGATGGTCATTGGACGGCTAATCTCCGGCCAAATTGCAGACCGAATCGGCGGTGCGATGTATCTGATTGTCACCTGTCTCGTCTCAGCCATCCTGTTCCTGATGATGACTTTATTTACAGGCGTGGTCGCCGCGTTCTTGCTTGCTTTTGCCGTTGGCTTCATGATGTCAGGCATGTTCGCGATTGCGCTCGTCTTCGCCAACCGGGCGACACCCGGCATGACCGAGCGGACGACCAGCCTGCTTATGGCATGCGGAGGCATTGGCGGCGGGCTGCTGCCTAAGGCTGCCGGCTGGTTCCTCGACCAGCACGGGCCAGATTCAGTGCGCTGGCTATTCGCCGGCACGGCTCTGCTCCTGCTGGCAGTCATTGTATGGACGGTTGTTTCTGCCCGTAGACAGGCTTCAACTGCAAGCAGTTCGCATACAATCACTCAATCATTCCACTAG
- a CDS encoding nucleotidyltransferase domain-containing protein: MNPDQMIATIAEKLREVQGIEAVVLGGSRARGTHTPASDIDIGIYYTNSEALDLTALRSVASEIHDGEDAILTDIGGWGPWVNGGGWLTVQGCAVDFIYRDLQRVAHVMNQCFAGEVTIDYHPGHPHGYTNALYVSEAAVCRILWDATGTLTGLKARTSSFSPILKKALVDKFLWEADFSCSIARKGIARLDVSYIAGCCYRAVSCLNQTLFALNETYWMNEKGAVLIADDFSNKPNDYGSRVDAIFTELSPQAAKLEASLLQLHALIQETQQLTEANTF; the protein is encoded by the coding sequence ATGAATCCGGATCAAATGATTGCCACGATCGCCGAGAAGCTTCGGGAAGTGCAGGGCATCGAAGCCGTCGTGCTTGGCGGCTCACGGGCCAGAGGCACGCATACGCCTGCCTCAGATATTGATATTGGTATTTATTATACCAATTCGGAAGCGTTAGACCTAACCGCTCTAAGATCGGTCGCATCTGAGATTCATGATGGTGAGGATGCCATCTTGACTGACATCGGCGGTTGGGGGCCATGGGTGAACGGCGGAGGCTGGCTGACGGTGCAGGGCTGCGCGGTTGATTTTATATATCGCGACTTGCAGCGGGTTGCCCATGTGATGAACCAGTGCTTCGCTGGGGAAGTAACAATTGACTACCATCCGGGACATCCGCATGGCTATACGAATGCGCTCTATGTCAGCGAGGCAGCGGTCTGCCGCATTCTATGGGATGCGACGGGCACACTCACCGGTCTGAAGGCACGAACGTCATCTTTTTCACCGATTCTGAAGAAAGCGTTGGTGGATAAGTTTCTATGGGAGGCGGACTTCTCCTGCTCGATTGCCAGGAAAGGCATTGCCCGCCTTGACGTATCCTACATTGCAGGCTGCTGCTACCGTGCTGTCTCCTGCCTCAATCAGACGCTGTTTGCGCTGAATGAGACGTACTGGATGAACGAGAAAGGCGCTGTACTTATCGCAGATGATTTTTCAAATAAGCCAAATGACTATGGAAGCCGCGTGGATGCAATCTTCACAGAGCTATCTCCGCAGGCGGCCAAGCTGGAGGCATCGCTGCTGCAGCTCCATGCGCTCATTCAAGAAACGCAGCAGCTTACAGAAGCAAACACATTTTAA
- a CDS encoding acetylxylan esterase — MTINHTITRRGRELQQYTAELTIDPAQLDAFWENALQAYENKPLDVQRERQESPFPHITIDKLTYKGYDDTPIHGWFMVPHAPDAANLAAYPTIVTFPGYTDDRGYPERYAQWLLLGYAVLAVDVRGQGGETGNHMPEQTGSIKGWVSSNLLVPEGSYYHALTIDAVRAVDAAAAQPEVDVAKLATVGGSQGGGLALLSAALNPKVTAIIADIPNMCNMDHGVLNSSSSLAEIAQHLKRYPERTEAVLHTLAHYDMLNLASRINVPVLMSVGWKDSVCMPETIYAVYNRITSEKIIYDYPFSGHEVSEYQNRERIAFLRKQFS; from the coding sequence ATGACGATTAATCATACCATTACGCGCCGCGGACGCGAGCTCCAGCAATATACGGCGGAGCTTACCATTGATCCTGCCCAGCTTGATGCCTTCTGGGAAAACGCGCTGCAAGCTTACGAGAACAAACCGTTAGACGTTCAGCGCGAGCGGCAGGAGTCTCCTTTTCCCCATATTACAATCGATAAACTAACGTATAAAGGCTATGACGATACGCCGATTCACGGCTGGTTCATGGTGCCGCACGCTCCTGACGCCGCCAACCTAGCAGCCTACCCAACCATTGTTACTTTCCCAGGCTACACCGACGATCGCGGCTACCCCGAGCGCTATGCGCAGTGGCTGCTGCTCGGCTATGCAGTGCTGGCTGTCGACGTACGTGGTCAAGGAGGCGAGACCGGCAATCATATGCCGGAGCAGACCGGCTCCATTAAAGGCTGGGTGTCCAGCAACCTGCTCGTTCCAGAAGGTTCCTACTATCACGCCTTAACAATTGACGCGGTACGTGCAGTCGATGCAGCAGCGGCACAGCCAGAAGTCGATGTCGCGAAGCTCGCTACTGTCGGCGGCAGTCAAGGCGGCGGTCTTGCACTCCTCTCAGCTGCGCTTAATCCGAAGGTAACCGCCATTATTGCGGACATTCCGAATATGTGCAATATGGACCATGGCGTGCTGAATTCGAGCAGCTCGCTTGCGGAGATCGCCCAGCACCTGAAGCGTTATCCGGAGCGGACTGAAGCCGTGCTGCATACGCTCGCCCACTACGATATGCTGAACCTGGCTTCGCGCATCAACGTGCCGGTACTCATGTCCGTCGGCTGGAAGGACAGCGTCTGTATGCCGGAGACGATCTACGCGGTCTATAACCGGATTACGTCGGAGAAGATCATCTACGACTACCCTTTCAGCGGGCATGAGGTAAGCGAGTACCAGAACAGAGAACGGATTGCTTTTCTCCGAAAGCAGTTTAGTTAA
- a CDS encoding cation:proton antiporter translates to MLIYQLVIILIASKLAGHLSVRLGQPSVLGKLLIGIVLGPTVFGLIHETEVLKEISKIGVILLMFIAGLETDLKEFKRTGKSAAYVGFSGIIVPFGLGYLTGVMLDMTSTESVFLGLLLSATSVSISVQALKEMGQLKSPEGSTILGAAVIDDVVVIIALAFVMSFTGGDVNLGLIIVKKGVFFAVALLFSWLAVPWFLKRFSSLRVTETVISAGLVLCFSYAYFAEYTGVADIIGAYIAGVAISVTDYKHEIFEKVESISYSIFVPVFFTSIGVAVEFHGLTGSSYALIIVLSLIAIISKLAGAAAGAKLSGFGWRSALGIGAAMVSRGEVALIIASIGLEEKLISKSMFAVIVVVVLVTTIVTPPMMKLFFKEEKRSLTGS, encoded by the coding sequence ATGCTTATTTATCAACTCGTTATTATTCTAATCGCTTCTAAGCTGGCGGGCCATCTAAGCGTCCGGCTTGGTCAGCCATCCGTGCTCGGTAAGCTGCTAATTGGAATCGTACTAGGACCTACTGTGTTTGGACTTATTCATGAGACGGAAGTGCTGAAGGAAATTAGCAAAATCGGTGTCATTCTGCTTATGTTCATAGCTGGCCTTGAGACGGACTTGAAGGAGTTCAAGCGTACTGGCAAGTCCGCCGCTTATGTCGGTTTCTCAGGCATTATCGTGCCGTTCGGACTTGGCTATTTAACTGGGGTCATGCTCGATATGACGAGTACCGAATCGGTCTTCCTTGGCCTGCTGCTCTCTGCAACGAGCGTTAGCATATCCGTGCAGGCGTTGAAGGAAATGGGCCAGCTGAAATCGCCGGAAGGGTCCACCATTCTCGGCGCGGCGGTCATTGACGATGTCGTCGTCATTATCGCGCTTGCCTTCGTCATGAGCTTCACTGGAGGCGACGTCAATCTCGGCCTCATTATTGTGAAGAAGGGGGTCTTCTTCGCGGTTGCTCTGCTGTTCAGTTGGCTCGCCGTACCTTGGTTTCTGAAACGGTTCTCGTCGCTGAGGGTTACGGAAACGGTCATCTCCGCTGGGCTTGTCCTCTGCTTCAGCTATGCTTATTTTGCCGAATACACAGGTGTTGCGGATATTATCGGCGCTTATATCGCAGGTGTTGCAATTAGCGTGACCGATTATAAACATGAGATTTTTGAAAAAGTAGAGAGCATCAGCTATTCCATCTTCGTACCGGTCTTCTTCACTTCCATTGGTGTTGCGGTCGAGTTTCACGGGCTGACAGGCAGCAGTTATGCCCTCATTATCGTGCTCAGCCTCATTGCGATTATCTCGAAGCTTGCAGGAGCGGCGGCTGGCGCCAAGCTCTCGGGGTTCGGGTGGAGGTCCGCGCTCGGCATCGGCGCTGCAATGGTATCACGCGGAGAAGTGGCGCTCATTATCGCGTCAATTGGCTTAGAAGAGAAGCTCATTTCGAAGAGCATGTTCGCAGTCATCGTCGTGGTCGTGCTCGTAACGACCATTGTGACACCGCCGATGATGAAGCTGTTCTTCAAGGAAGAAAAGAGGTCACTTACAGGCAGCTAA
- a CDS encoding methyl-accepting chemotaxis protein, whose amino-acid sequence MWLLNNVSIKKKLSGLLLIPLVLLIIICLYLIQRNNTNLDDMKTSMYDVTDQSTSLILNADRDMYQALVAYQSIGTGHLTDEELKQQQQDLSDNIAQAAERVGKAGQILSDNSLLTREHPETHTTVQQNLDRFSDNFTAWSGSAADQKSDIAKFDAARESLNELGEYLDSYAISQAELIQKANRTSSLFIYILIALLALAIGVVGFGVIRRITRSVDTILNRTKRFAEGELQAGAQMVHDKDELGSIASSIETMADGLRQLISQVMSSAERVTSAAAEISATTDEVARGNMYQAESAQTAAEVVTQLSQGVQQAQQRAQEATVLTESTNGDAINCSKTVSESLASMNNLSQRMHALEQDSTQIGSIIEVINDIAEQTNLLALNAAIEAARAGDQGRGFAVVADEVRKLAERSGDATKQISSIITGMQHSTQESVKAMSTTEILYRQAGGALESIVHRVGEVTQQTKEIAASSVTQAAQSEEVMKQIEAIASISQEAAASAQETASSSQTLGSLANQLTAVVRKFRI is encoded by the coding sequence ATGTGGTTGTTAAACAATGTATCAATAAAGAAAAAGCTTAGCGGGTTGCTTCTTATCCCGCTGGTGCTGTTAATAATCATCTGCCTTTATTTGATTCAAAGAAACAATACAAACTTGGATGACATGAAGACTTCGATGTATGACGTCACCGACCAGTCGACATCGCTCATCTTGAATGCAGACCGTGACATGTACCAAGCGCTCGTCGCTTATCAGTCGATCGGCACCGGCCATCTGACGGATGAGGAATTGAAGCAGCAACAGCAGGATCTTAGCGATAATATCGCACAGGCGGCGGAACGCGTCGGCAAAGCCGGCCAAATTCTGTCGGACAACAGCCTGCTGACGCGCGAGCATCCGGAGACTCATACTACCGTTCAGCAGAACCTGGACCGATTCTCGGACAATTTCACCGCTTGGTCAGGCAGCGCAGCTGACCAGAAAAGCGATATTGCAAAATTTGACGCAGCCCGGGAAAGCTTGAATGAGCTTGGCGAATATCTGGATAGTTATGCGATCTCGCAAGCGGAGCTCATTCAAAAAGCAAACAGGACGTCCAGCTTGTTTATCTATATTCTCATTGCCTTGCTGGCTCTCGCCATTGGGGTCGTCGGCTTCGGCGTCATTAGGCGCATTACGAGATCGGTTGACACGATCTTGAACCGGACGAAGCGTTTTGCAGAAGGCGAGCTGCAAGCAGGCGCTCAGATGGTTCATGACAAGGACGAGCTTGGCAGCATCGCGTCCTCCATCGAGACGATGGCGGATGGACTGCGTCAGCTCATCAGCCAGGTCATGTCCTCGGCGGAACGCGTAACCAGTGCGGCAGCGGAAATCTCCGCCACGACGGATGAAGTGGCGCGCGGCAATATGTATCAAGCGGAATCGGCTCAGACCGCGGCCGAAGTCGTTACGCAGCTGTCGCAAGGCGTACAGCAGGCGCAGCAGCGTGCTCAAGAGGCGACAGTGCTGACAGAGAGTACGAACGGGGATGCGATCAACTGCAGCAAGACGGTCAGCGAATCTCTCGCCAGCATGAATAATCTGTCGCAGCGCATGCACGCGCTTGAACAGGATTCGACCCAAATCGGCAGCATTATCGAGGTCATCAACGATATCGCGGAACAGACGAACCTGCTTGCGCTGAATGCAGCGATCGAGGCGGCACGAGCCGGCGACCAAGGGCGCGGCTTCGCAGTCGTCGCCGATGAGGTGCGCAAGCTCGCAGAGCGCAGCGGGGATGCGACGAAACAAATCTCGTCCATCATTACCGGCATGCAGCACAGCACGCAGGAGAGCGTGAAGGCCATGTCGACGACCGAAATTCTGTACCGGCAAGCGGGCGGTGCACTTGAGAGCATCGTGCACCGTGTCGGTGAAGTCACGCAGCAGACGAAGGAAATCGCCGCTTCAAGCGTCACGCAGGCCGCGCAATCAGAAGAAGTCATGAAGCAGATCGAAGCCATTGCTTCAATTAGCCAAGAGGCTGCCGCGTCCGCTCAAGAGACAGCGAGCTCTTCCCAGACGCTCGGTTCGCTTGCGAATCAGCTTACCGCTGTCGTACGGAAATTCCGCATATAA